In Styela clava chromosome 6, kaStyClav1.hap1.2, whole genome shotgun sequence, the genomic window ATCGAAATCGCAGAGAATGTTTTGTTCTCTCAAGCTATCGAGTGATGTCATAAGCAAACCGGCTTGGGTtgaatttgtttgtttaatgTAATCTTCATTCATGATCAGTCAGCTCAACCTTACTCAGATCAGTAATTAAGTATAACAATCCTAACACCTGcataaaaacaatacattttGTTAACGACTGTGGTTAATCTTCCAAATGAAAActacattttattattgaacataATAGATGATTTTGTTCATGTCAGCATATTATTATACATCTGCAGGTCTGAATTTCTTGGAAAATTATCAAATGACAATTCTTGCCATCAAAATGATGAAGAAATGTGACTTCTGAGTTGTTTTGATTATTTCCAACTATGGCCATGAACCTGGAATGTTCAATTGCTCAGAAACATCCTGTGGTTGCCGTACTTACTCTCCTATCACATATCAGGATTAGTTTCACTCTTATTCATTCGAAGTATTTGAGTATGAGATAGTGATAGATTCAGTAGATTGGAATAGTCTACCCATGCTATATCATAGTTCCAACCTCAGATAATATATTTCACCTTTTAATGCAGGTCAATTGCAATACAAGACTTCTAAACATACAATATAATTATTGCGGCCGGTGAAAGTGAAATGGCATTTTTTCGAAATCTTCAGTTTCATAGCTAAATAGGACAGATCTGTTTTGTAGAACGTGAGCTGTGCTGCATTAAGTGGGGATTCCCATAACTACtcctcaaaaacaaaataatggaTTGACAAAAAGTTTCTTtgctaatatctgaatatagtaCCGTAATAGTAAATAGATTAGTGAGTCTGTAAGTTCATTCTGTCATTGAAAgtcaacaaaatttaaatttggctCGACtattataagtttatttcgattctATGAATGAACACCGTAGGCTATattagtataagtttattttgccTATAATCAGAATGGGTggaggctaactcgccatgagggctaactcgccatggaccactcgccatgcgacggcggttaacgggttagatagatagatagatagatagtttatttcgaaaactccataacaaacctaaatttaaaatggagaattctggagggcaagcaaaacctacaaaaaagtttaaaacatgaagtacggtatctcatgtgcctgcccaccagcacgcacacaaaaacacaagcccaattaaatgaggcttgggccaaacttaaaaaacaaaatacacgatagtaataaactttcgggctgttgtactctctttcaacaattacgttgataatgaccaatacctacaacctcatgcaaagataatgtggggagtggaatgtaataaatttgcgacgatagtcatactcatgaagccatgaaagctttaagaaaaaccaagccatgaaaaactacactgattgctagattgggcattgcggaaaaggtgataagtggtttaatatacaaacaaacgcaaaaccatggcggcaaattcggtgtgcggacactcataaaagcaattattaggaaaaacactaatcacacgtgagcaggtctgtagcctaattgatacattgacgtggccaacattgttaaaacagtaccggtatacacacagagagaacaaatcaaaaatatgccactaaatgaatgtttaaaaatgttacactgcaaactatttacacatatatagttgaatactcagtattcaagcggaatttctagaaatagcagtatatcatactctttgtcacaaaataaaatatctgaatcaatccctgttgtattcatctttcgattctgttatgatgtccgtatgttgcctttatgctgccatgtaatttcatatttcggcCTTTACTTGTTAAGTGCTGGTTCATTGTTGTCAATCTAATCTTTCTGCGCCGTTCAAAAATGCGACCGCACCCGACGACTGCCAAACACAAACtctaaatccaatcttttatccataaaccGGTGGATGGGCCTTGATCATGTTGATATCACGAGATACAAATCTAATAGTAAATTATCCTAGCTTAAAACTGTGAATTTCCCAACTcgcttaatacaaccaaatactccaatcagCCTGCAACTGTGTGGAGGCTCTTCTTGTAATGGGAGATGGAAAGGTGGCTGTTTATACTAACAACTTCAATAGTaaggataaatatattaaattaaatgtgtttggttACAATACCTACTGTGCAAATGGTAACAAAGTGACAAGAAAACGTGCTTATATGTCGgaaggcataccggtaccgtacggtaccgtactcgACGCGCAAAGGATGTCTcaacttatcattttcatctaagtatgctaaatatatcatcatattaattGATTGTATGAGCTCTGAATCAACAACAacgctaaatatatcaaaagttctATTTTGCTACCGGCAGtctcattttataataatataaattataccATATAAATATGCCAAGTTATCGGCTTCCCCTCGCGGGATAAACATGAATTCAACCTCAACTCAGGCAGTGTCTGTATTCCGCAGTATAAGATTTCGCTGACGTTGCCATGGTTACTCACAAGACGGTGCTCGGAGTCGTTATCCGTTTCACCTTGGATCGGGTGTCTTTTGGGTATGCACGTCGCCTCGACTTACTTTAACGTAAACCTGttctaatatttattgtttgtttgatttatatattactgTTATTTATCTATTACTGTTAGACTTGtcatgggtgtcgctgctcgatcacCAGGTTTGGTGTCTCGCGCCTCCCTTCACCCTAAAGTACcatatttcctatttcttgtattgtgtattcacattgtgtgctttagaatggtgaaaaaataaattactgattactgatattCTAACAGCCGTTGATTGCGagcagagagagagagagagagagctaactcgccatgtccattttctttataattgacgatcgacatcgcgagttcgagagagagagagagggctaactcgccatgtctttattctttataattgacgatcgacatcgcgagttcgagagagagggctaactcgccatgtctttattctttataattgacgatcgacatcgcgagttcgagagagtgagagggctaactcgccatgtctttattctttataattgaccatCGACATCGCCATTTCGAGAGAgtgagagggctaactcgccatgtctttattctttataattgacgatcgacatcgcgagttcgagagagagagagggctaactcgccatgtctttattctttataattgaccatcgacatcgcgagttcgagagagagagagggctaactcgccatgtctttattctttataattgaccatcgacatcgcgagttcgagagagagagagggctaactcgccatgtctttattctttataattgacgatcgacatcgcgagttcgagagagagtgagggctaactcgccatgtctttattctttataattgaccatcgacatcgcgagttcgagagagagagagggctaactcgccatgtctttattctttataattattctttatattctcgcttttctcttcgaatattggaccaattgctttgacattttcagtggaagatagaatttttctttaaaaggctttttttcgctatgacgtcatcaaaattaagtgactctacgtgtccatatagctctcttgtttttcaaTCGTAGTACAAATCTTTTTCTAATATCCCTTATCTTACGTTCGTATTAATGAGATAAAACGCAGATAATATAGGTGTGAGTTCGGAGATAAAGGGTAAAAGATAACAGCGACCCTGTTTCATCTACTTATCTACGAACTAGTTATCTTCGACATATCTACGATTTTACGCCAGCCCAGATAGTATTATCACTGAGATTCTACGAATTTCTATTACGACTTCGATTGTCTACGATTTTCAAACTCAAAGCAACGATGAATGCAACTAATGTCTGCAACGAATGCATGTCTACAGTCACCAACAAACAAGAAGGCTTGATCTGCGACATTTGTGTTCGGTGGTTTCACCGAAAATGTTTCAATGGAACTACAGTAGGAATGTCCAGGCCGCAATACAGATTACTGAAAAGTCGAGACGTCACTTTTGACTGGAAATGCCTAGACAGCTACACAAAGGTAAGTATAGAAGATATAGTATATATCTATTTTCTATATAAGTATAAAAGTCAAAAAGTTGATTGATCTTGTGATGATCTTGTTTCTTTGCAGGCCGAAGATCAACAACAACAGCGGAATGATTCCACGATACATCTGGCCCCGCCGACGAACATTCCACGACTCGTTGATTACTCCGACTCTGAATGCTCTGAGATTAGCCCAATACCTATGGTAAATATCCTCTCTCATTACTCATTTAGATCCCTAGTGTTTCGCACCTAGCCTATATGTCTAACTTGTTGCTCTTTTTTACAGACTGAGGAAATTTTTACATTTCCCGTCGGATGTTCAGGGGTGGTGGAGTCATCCATAGAGGCTTCTGTTCCCAGGGACATATCCAGCGAAAATGCCGAGACGACCGTAGTGGAAGTGGAAGGGGACCTGAGTCAAAGAAAACACCCCAAGCTGTATGAGAGGCACGGTTACTCCTATACGGTTCTTCGCACTAATATCAACGGAAGTGGTGAGTTATAGTGAAACTCATATTACTACAACAAACAATTGCAATGTTTCTAATTAATCTTTTCTATCTACAGTTACCTGGCGGTGTTCGGTGCGGAGGAAAGGAAATATATGCCCGGCCAAGGTATACCAAACAGGAGATGATTTTAGTAAAAATGGTTTGGATCATACCCACGAACCTAGACCAAACGAACGGCCCCGCGTCCTTCTCAACAGGGCAGTTTTGAAGCGCGGGTTGGAAAATCCGTACACGGCATGTGGAATCATTACGAAAGCGGCAAGGAGAGACATGACCAACCCGCCTTCTATAAGATTCACTAATGTAAGTATCGTTGTAATTAGTTGTCCAATTTTAGTAGTGATTTTCAGTGtacttaattttcattttttctaccTTTCCCTTTCAGGAAGGAACATTGAAGAGGTTCTGCAATAGGAAAAGACAGGGAAACAGACCCACAGATCCATCAGATATTAACGATGAGTTGAAAATAGATTATTTACCTACTGATTTCTTATTAAAAGATATCAGAATAGAGGGAGCGCGTCACCTTTTGTTCGCAACCCAAAagcaattgaaaattttggccAATTCAGAAGTTTGGTACATGGACGGTACTTTTGATGTTGTTAGAGACCCGTATTATCAACTCTTTTCAATTCACGCATTCGTTCGAAGTGGTGAATGTACCAAACAACTGCCCCTCGTTTTTGTTTTAATGTCAAGGCGACGTAAGTGTGATTATGAAAATGTTTTCAAGGCTATCAAAACTATACTGCATTTAAATTTTTCAGGTACTCGTGTGAAGAAATTTGTCATGGACTTTGAAGCAGCAACATGGCAAGCACTGTCTCTGGTATGGCCGGATGTGAGAAGACAGGGATGTGCATTCCATTTCACTCAGGCCATCATGAAGAACATGCGACAGAACAAATTAGCAAGTTTGTATAACAAGTGAGTAATTTAGTGCTCATATGCATTTATGTGTTTATATCATTAACGTTGTTGAATATGTAATTTCCATTTTTCAGGGACATCGGGACGAGGGATTTAATGAAGCAAGTCATGGCCCTGTGTTATATTCCAGATATGTTCATCCCGTCGCTGTTCCTATCTCTGCGAGGCAAAATAAGTTGAATAGATTTGCCGAATATTTCGACAGGCCATGGCTGAAGAACTCAGTTTGGAAACCAAATGACTGGTCAGTATTCGACGTCGACGTTAGGACTAACAACCATTTGGAAGGGTGGCATCGGTACTTCAATAGCATAGCACGGacaaatatgcctttttatAGCCTTATATCCAAGATTCACGAGGTCAGCATTGCGGTGGAATCAGATGTAGCAGAAGTAATGGAGGAAAATATACCAAGAAGGGCTGACGCAAAATACAGCGAGGCAAATGACAAGCTGAAGGAAGTTTGGAGTGTTTTCAAGGACGGAGGATTATCTGCGGAGGCTCTTCTTCGAAGATGTTCAAAAATCTACGGCCCGGCCTTTTGTAAAGAGTAAGTAACCTAGTGTAAGTATTTTTCCCCTTCCTCAGTTTCTTTTCCATGTACAGCTATGATGCCTATCTGTGCTTGGGTTTCTTCTGGTAAAAAGAAATTCTGACTCGAAGGCTGAAACCTTGTCGTGGTGAGTTGGCTTAACACTAATATCAGCCGGCATCAGGGCAATCGACAATTATATAGAaaatagacatggcgagttagccccctctctctctcgaactcgcgatgtcgatcgtcaattataaagaataaagacatggcgagttagctctctctctccctctctGCTTGCAATCAACGGCTGTTAGAATAAAATGAGACTGCCGGTAGCAAAATagaacttttgatatatttagcgtTGTTGTTGATTCAGAGCTTATACAATCaattaatatgatgatatatttagcatgcttagatgaaaatgataagttgagacaacaacaacaacaaaagcacAGCAATTTAGGTTATAGATAGAATGCTCAAATAGTAGGGAGTAGGGacaatggtttttgtttgagtagcatgctgttcaatttatttccattgttgctACCTATCACCGAATCACACTTTTTCTTCTGCTCATCCCAGGataccatataattttattattttaatttacattggaAAATCCATGACATGGTAAAATGGCTTCTCTTTATAACTTATCATTCCCTATCCCACTGTACCTTTATAATCTTCTGGCTGAAATGCAACCATAATAGATTTtgtggaaatgctttttattaatttttttttttgaaacttcattgtttttggctgaatccagaatttcaaaaaaaaccttataatagtgagtcatttgatacatacctttattatcatatttcgccaaaacctgtagggtcacattttggccagaacagccatagaccacttataacactgtcgcccttgagtggtgcataccatatatgtacacaccctttaaacttgaccatacccgcgttttatagtatgtggtatcatcactcaatggtattgtacattcatccaaattcttaattttttttttttaaattttcattactatattcatatgcattgtgtttcatgttgtgttgtgtctctatttatagatgttgttttgtctaacaaactcctttgtacaaacagttttgtacactccacccATATCCCTGTTACCGCATCCACCCACTCTTCttgcacaactgcctgtataaaagaccatattgtacatatttgatttaccctattataatttatataaatcaaaggggtgtatgccgcacatctgtattttaggccaatatggtcttgtgcatacatcccgtcttcagtatttataagtacttactcttttatattgcttttacgagacgaataaacatacatacatacagacatcttttgcgcgtcgagtaccgtacggtaccggtatgccttcCGACATATAAGCACGTTTTCTTGTCACTTTGTTACCATTTGCACAGTAGGTATTGTaaccaaacacatttaatttaatatatttatccttactattgaagttgttagtataaacagccacctttccatctcccattacaagaagagcctccgcacagttgcaggctaacccgttaaccgccgtcgcatggcgagtggtccatggcgagttagccctcatgGCTAGTTAGCCGTCAGCCATCAGAATAACAATAAAaggattgataaaaataaataaaaactgattatgaaatcagaagagaaaacaaaaccttagataaggtttaataGGCAAttctttgctcagtcgtcatcctttaattgaaccccctatcgccaaaaaactcaatcagacctcgcacagcatttttttttaacaagaaatttatcacattcacttatggatcctgaaaaccaaaaataattgcgatattgtgtcaaaacagctgttaaacaaagaacccatattacgccacactgaaaaagtgttgattaccgatggttaatcgtgttgcgcaatctgtgacgtcagtcccgtttctttttagccgcacctcgtaTGTGTGATTATATATTATACTACATTGTGATCTAATACAATACTAATCAGTGATCACCATAATACAGTGTTTTCCAACCTATTTTTCTGAATTACCTTCTTTCGATTTAATAAGGGGTTTTATTCCCCACATACTAAAgcatcaaaaacaaattgttaaaaCTTTCTTCAATTGCGGCCGGTTGGAAACCCC contains:
- the LOC120332023 gene encoding uncharacterized protein LOC120332023, translating into MNATNVCNECMSTVTNKQEGLICDICVRWFHRKCFNGTTVGMSRPQYRLLKSRDVTFDWKCLDSYTKAEDQQQQRNDSTIHLAPPTNIPRLVDYSDSECSEISPIPMTEEIFTFPVGCSGVVESSIEASVPRDISSENAETTVVEVEGDLSQRKHPKLYERHGYSYTVLRTNINGSVTWRCSVRRKGNICPAKVYQTGDDFSKNGLDHTHEPRPNERPRVLLNRAVLKRGLENPYTACGIITKAARRDMTNPPSIRFTNEGTLKRFCNRKRQGNRPTDPSDINDELKIDYLPTDFLLKDIRIEGARHLLFATQKQLKILANSEVWYMDGTFDVVRDPYYQLFSIHAFVRSGECTKQLPLVFVLMSRRRKCDYENVFKAIKTILHLNFSGTRVKKFVMDFEAATWQALSLVWPDVRRQGCAFHFTQAIMKNMRQNKLASLYNNLISKIHEVSIAVESDVAEVMEENIPRRADAKYSEANDKLKEVWSVFKDGGLSAEALLRRCSKIYGPAFCKE